In one uncultured Devosia sp. genomic region, the following are encoded:
- the carB gene encoding carbamoyl-phosphate synthase large subunit, giving the protein MPKRTDIKSILIIGAGPIIIGQACEFDYSGTQACKALKEEGYRIILVNSNPATIMTDPDLADATYMEPITPEVVAKIIEKERPDALLPTMGGQTALNCALSLRKMGVLDKFNVEMIGATAEAIDKAEDRELFRDAMKKIGLETPRSMLAHNTIEALQALEVIGLPCIIRPSFTLGGTGGGIAYNREEYLNICESGIDASPTNEVLVEESVLGWKEYEMEVVRDKKDNCIIICSIENIDPMGVHTGDSITVAPALTLTDKEYQIMRDASLAVLREIGVETGGSNVQFGINPADGRMVVIEMNPRVSRSSALASKATGFPIAKVAARLAVGYTLDELDNDITGGMTPASFEPTIDYVVTKIPRFAFEKFPGADNRLTTAMKSVGEAMAIGRTFQESLQKALRSLETGLTGLNEIGIPGLGEGEDKNAIKAALGTPTPDRLLHVAEAMRLGMSLEDIHEACKIDPWFLEQMQGIVDMEAKVKQFGLPQDAENLRSLKSMGFSDKRLAQLANLKPSDVRKLRHSLEVRPVYKRIDTSAAEFASPTAYMYSTYEAPFAGQVADEARPSDRKKVVILGGGPNRIGQGIEFDYCCCHAAFALSDAGYETIMVNCNPETVSTDYDTSDRLYFEPLTEEDVIEILETEKQNGTLHGVIVQFGGQTPLNLAEAVLKAGVPILGTQPDAIDLAEDRDLFSKLLNKLELTQPKNGIAYSLEQARLVAERLGYPLVIRPSYVLGGRAMAIVHSANEFERYVQDTLTGLVPPDILQRYPNDKTGQINSVLSDNPLLFDAYLSGATEIDVDALCDGKTVFVAGIMEHIEEAGIHSGDSACSLPPRNLSPEIIEELKRQTTELAFALKVGGLMNVQYALKDGVIYLLEVNPRASRTVPFVAKVIGQPIAKIASRIMAGEELSSFNLAEKSFKHIAVKEAVFPFNRFPGVDTVLGPEMKSTGEVIGLDTDFAVAFAKSQMGAGQKVPTSGKAFISVRDNDKQYIVDMARHLVEAGFEILATGGTQKYLTENGIPATKINKVLEGRPHIVDSMKNGGVQLVVNTTDGLKSISDSRDIRRTALLAKIPYYTTIDGALAAVEGIVALQKGNLQVRPLQSYFAA; this is encoded by the coding sequence ATGCCAAAACGTACCGACATCAAATCGATCCTCATCATCGGTGCGGGTCCGATCATCATCGGGCAGGCATGCGAGTTCGACTATTCGGGCACCCAGGCCTGCAAGGCGCTCAAGGAAGAGGGCTACCGGATCATTCTGGTGAACAGCAATCCGGCGACGATCATGACCGACCCGGACCTGGCTGACGCGACTTACATGGAACCGATCACCCCCGAAGTGGTCGCCAAGATCATCGAGAAGGAACGCCCCGACGCGCTGCTGCCCACGATGGGCGGCCAAACGGCGCTCAATTGTGCGCTCTCGCTGCGCAAGATGGGTGTGCTCGACAAGTTCAACGTTGAAATGATTGGCGCCACCGCCGAAGCCATCGACAAGGCCGAAGATCGCGAACTGTTCCGCGACGCCATGAAGAAGATCGGCCTTGAAACCCCGCGCTCCATGCTGGCCCACAACACGATCGAGGCGCTGCAGGCGCTCGAGGTGATCGGCCTGCCCTGCATCATCCGCCCGTCCTTTACCCTCGGCGGCACCGGCGGCGGCATTGCCTACAACCGCGAGGAGTATCTCAACATCTGCGAGAGCGGCATCGACGCCTCGCCGACCAATGAGGTTCTGGTCGAGGAAAGCGTGCTCGGCTGGAAAGAATACGAGATGGAAGTTGTCCGCGACAAGAAGGACAACTGCATCATCATCTGCTCGATCGAGAACATCGATCCGATGGGCGTACACACCGGCGATTCCATCACGGTTGCGCCGGCCCTGACGCTGACCGACAAGGAATACCAGATCATGCGCGACGCCTCGCTGGCTGTCCTGCGCGAGATCGGCGTCGAAACCGGCGGCTCCAACGTGCAGTTCGGCATCAATCCCGCTGATGGCCGTATGGTTGTCATCGAGATGAACCCGCGCGTTTCCCGTTCGTCGGCCCTGGCCTCCAAGGCCACCGGCTTCCCCATCGCCAAGGTCGCCGCGCGCCTTGCCGTCGGCTATACGCTCGACGAGCTCGACAACGACATCACCGGCGGCATGACCCCGGCGTCGTTCGAACCGACCATCGACTATGTCGTCACCAAGATCCCGCGCTTTGCCTTCGAAAAATTCCCCGGCGCCGACAACCGCCTGACCACTGCCATGAAGTCGGTCGGTGAAGCCATGGCGATCGGCCGCACCTTCCAGGAATCGCTGCAGAAAGCCCTGCGTTCGCTCGAAACCGGCCTCACCGGCCTCAACGAGATCGGCATTCCCGGCCTCGGCGAAGGCGAAGACAAGAACGCCATCAAGGCCGCGCTCGGCACACCGACGCCTGATCGCCTGCTGCATGTCGCCGAAGCCATGCGACTCGGCATGAGCCTTGAAGACATCCACGAAGCCTGCAAGATCGACCCGTGGTTCCTCGAGCAGATGCAGGGCATCGTCGACATGGAAGCCAAGGTCAAGCAGTTCGGCCTGCCCCAGGACGCTGAAAACCTGCGCTCGCTGAAGTCCATGGGCTTTTCCGACAAGCGCCTCGCCCAACTGGCAAACCTCAAGCCCTCCGACGTGCGCAAGCTCCGTCACTCGCTCGAAGTGCGCCCGGTCTACAAGCGCATCGACACCTCCGCAGCCGAGTTTGCTTCGCCCACGGCCTATATGTATTCGACCTACGAAGCCCCCTTTGCCGGCCAGGTGGCTGACGAAGCCCGCCCGTCCGATCGCAAGAAGGTTGTCATCCTCGGTGGCGGTCCCAACCGCATCGGCCAGGGCATCGAGTTCGACTATTGCTGCTGCCACGCCGCATTTGCCCTGTCGGACGCCGGCTATGAAACCATCATGGTCAACTGCAATCCCGAAACCGTCTCGACCGACTATGACACTTCGGACCGCCTCTACTTCGAGCCGCTGACCGAAGAAGACGTCATCGAAATCCTCGAGACCGAAAAGCAGAACGGCACCCTTCATGGCGTGATCGTCCAGTTCGGCGGCCAGACCCCGCTGAACCTTGCCGAAGCCGTGCTCAAGGCCGGTGTGCCGATCCTGGGCACCCAGCCCGACGCCATCGACCTCGCCGAAGACCGTGATTTGTTCTCCAAGCTGCTCAACAAGCTCGAACTGACCCAGCCCAAGAATGGCATTGCCTATTCGCTGGAACAGGCCCGCCTCGTCGCGGAACGCCTGGGCTACCCGCTGGTCATCCGCCCGTCCTACGTGCTAGGCGGCCGCGCCATGGCCATCGTCCACTCGGCCAACGAGTTCGAACGCTATGTGCAGGACACCCTGACCGGCCTCGTGCCGCCCGATATCCTGCAGCGCTACCCCAACGACAAGACCGGCCAGATCAACTCGGTCCTTTCCGACAATCCGCTGCTGTTCGACGCTTATCTCTCTGGCGCCACCGAAATCGACGTCGACGCGCTGTGCGACGGCAAGACGGTCTTCGTGGCCGGCATCATGGAGCATATCGAAGAGGCCGGCATTCACTCCGGTGACTCGGCCTGCTCGCTGCCCCCGCGCAACCTCAGCCCCGAGATCATCGAAGAGCTCAAGCGCCAGACCACCGAACTGGCCTTCGCCCTGAAGGTCGGCGGGTTGATGAACGTTCAATATGCACTCAAGGACGGCGTCATTTACCTGCTCGAAGTCAATCCGCGCGCGTCCCGCACGGTGCCCTTCGTCGCCAAAGTGATCGGCCAGCCTATCGCCAAGATCGCCTCGCGCATCATGGCCGGCGAAGAGCTGTCGAGCTTCAACCTTGCCGAAAAGAGCTTCAAGCATATCGCGGTCAAGGAAGCGGTCTTCCCCTTCAACCGTTTCCCCGGCGTCGATACGGTGCTTGGTCCGGAGATGAAGTCGACCGGCGAAGTCATCGGCCTCGATACCGATTTCGCCGTGGCCTTCGCCAAGTCGCAGATGGGCGCAGGCCAGAAGGTGCCCACATCGGGCAAGGCCTTTATCTCGGTGCGCGATAATGACAAGCAGTATATCGTCGACATGGCCCGCCATCTCGTCGA
- a CDS encoding sensor domain-containing diguanylate cyclase, whose amino-acid sequence MDTVPQMARDSARLAALDRYDILDTAEEAAFERIAKLIRLTLNVEIGHVSLMDAHRQWFKAIQGIGVSEAPLDVTFCRYMLEDGQPFIIPDTERDDRVRDNPFVTGPAHIRSYAGAPLTTHDGFVIGSVCAVGSTARDFSKREQEILAELAAIAMEQIELRQIAAVDSLTGVLTRRAFKEDAQKFVDLAKRHRHPLSCISFDIDHFKKVNDVYGHAGGDQVLVSVARAASAQQRRTDLIGRLGGEEFAVLLPHTEGQRAMEVAEKLRLLFRGLTFPGSRPPISISASFGVASLDPATDDIDSLLQKADESLYEAKRSGRNKCVSWRQSGILPSDERRRVLKAGQIVFNNRHSTMDCTLRALGQHSAELAVIDPHNLPEEFTLRVNSDNLEWPCRVSSRTEQRAIVEFV is encoded by the coding sequence ATGGATACCGTTCCGCAGATGGCCAGGGACAGCGCGCGCCTCGCCGCGCTGGATCGCTATGATATCCTCGACACCGCCGAAGAGGCGGCTTTCGAGCGCATTGCCAAGCTGATCCGCCTGACGCTCAATGTCGAAATCGGCCATGTTTCGCTGATGGACGCACATCGCCAGTGGTTCAAGGCGATCCAGGGCATCGGCGTGTCCGAGGCGCCGCTCGATGTCACCTTCTGCCGCTACATGCTGGAAGACGGCCAACCCTTCATCATCCCCGACACCGAACGTGACGACCGCGTCCGCGATAATCCTTTTGTCACCGGCCCGGCCCATATCCGCTCCTATGCCGGTGCGCCCCTGACCACACACGACGGCTTCGTCATCGGTTCGGTTTGCGCCGTCGGCTCCACCGCGCGCGATTTTTCCAAGCGCGAGCAGGAAATCCTCGCCGAACTCGCCGCCATCGCCATGGAGCAGATCGAGCTTCGCCAGATCGCCGCCGTCGATAGCCTGACCGGCGTCCTGACCCGCCGCGCCTTCAAGGAGGACGCGCAGAAATTCGTCGACCTGGCCAAGCGCCACCGCCATCCGCTCAGTTGCATCAGCTTCGACATCGACCACTTCAAGAAGGTCAACGACGTCTATGGCCATGCCGGCGGCGACCAGGTGCTGGTCTCTGTTGCCCGTGCCGCCTCGGCCCAGCAGCGCCGCACCGACCTGATCGGGCGTCTCGGCGGCGAGGAATTCGCCGTGCTCCTGCCGCACACCGAAGGCCAGCGCGCCATGGAAGTAGCGGAAAAACTGCGCCTGCTGTTCCGCGGGCTGACCTTCCCCGGCAGCCGCCCGCCCATATCCATCAGTGCCAGCTTCGGCGTCGCCTCGCTCGACCCCGCCACCGATGACATCGACAGCCTGCTGCAAAAGGCCGACGAGTCGCTCTACGAAGCCAAGCGCAGCGGTCGCAACAAATGCGTCTCCTGGCGCCAGAGCGGCATCCTGCCCAGTGACGAGCGCCGCCGCGTGCTCAAGGCCGGCCAGATCGTCTTCAACAACCGCCATTCCACCATGGACTGCACCCTGCGCGCGCTCGGCCAGCACAGCGCCGAACTCGCCGTTATCGACCCGCACAACCTGCCCGAGGAATTCACCCTCCGCGTCAATTCCGACAATCTGGAATGGCCTTGCCGCGTCAGCAGCCGGACCGAACAAAGGGCCATTGTCGAGTTTGTCTGA
- a CDS encoding DUF1905 domain-containing protein encodes MPTELRFDTQIIHWRGPAPFFYAPVPPEQVEVISNAARSVSYGWGMIPVDVTIGDLTFYTALFPKDGGYLLPLKAAIRTKLGITVGDMISVALKLGAAR; translated from the coding sequence ATGCCGACTGAGCTGCGCTTCGACACCCAGATCATCCACTGGCGCGGCCCCGCGCCTTTCTTCTACGCGCCCGTGCCGCCGGAGCAGGTCGAGGTCATCTCAAATGCCGCCCGATCAGTCAGTTACGGCTGGGGCATGATTCCGGTCGACGTCACAATTGGTGATCTGACCTTCTATACGGCGCTCTTTCCCAAGGACGGCGGCTACCTCCTGCCGCTCAAGGCGGCGATCCGCACAAAGCTCGGCATTACCGTCGGCGACATGATTTCCGTGGCACTCAAGCTTGGTGCCGCGCGTTAA
- a CDS encoding class I SAM-dependent RNA methyltransferase, whose amino-acid sequence MSAPFEIYLVATPGLEAPLCGEARQAGFAEAVVVPGGVAFMGTWPDVWKANLELRGATRVLARVASFRAMHLAQLDKRARKVQWAELLRKDMPVKVEASCKRSRIYHAGAAGQRVATAIAEEFGAPISDEAELRVMVRIEDDLVTISLDTTGESLHKRGFKEGVAKAPMRETMAAMFLRQCGYDGTQAVLDPMCGSGTFVIEAAEIALGLKPGRERKFAFEQLPGFNNKTWADMLTPAPAKAPAIRFYGSDRDAGAIRMATENAARAGVSDHVTFTQTDVENLDAPDGPPGILIVNPPYGTRIGNKAPLMGLHRSLGQVIRSKFSGWTVGIITSDKELARATGLKLDLVEPTVLHGGLRIGLWRTKDAD is encoded by the coding sequence ATGAGTGCACCATTCGAAATCTACCTCGTCGCCACGCCCGGGCTTGAAGCCCCACTCTGCGGCGAGGCGCGCCAAGCCGGCTTTGCCGAGGCTGTTGTCGTGCCCGGCGGTGTCGCCTTCATGGGCACCTGGCCTGACGTGTGGAAGGCCAATCTCGAATTGCGCGGTGCCACCCGCGTCCTCGCCCGTGTCGCGAGCTTCCGCGCCATGCATCTGGCTCAGCTCGACAAGCGGGCGCGAAAAGTGCAATGGGCGGAACTGCTGCGCAAGGACATGCCCGTCAAGGTCGAGGCTAGTTGCAAGCGCTCGCGCATCTACCATGCCGGAGCCGCCGGCCAACGCGTCGCCACCGCCATAGCCGAAGAATTCGGCGCGCCGATCAGCGACGAGGCCGAACTGCGGGTGATGGTCCGCATCGAGGATGACCTCGTCACCATCAGCCTGGATACGACAGGTGAATCGCTACACAAGCGCGGTTTCAAGGAGGGCGTGGCCAAGGCGCCCATGCGCGAGACCATGGCGGCCATGTTCCTGCGCCAATGCGGTTATGATGGCACGCAAGCCGTACTCGACCCGATGTGCGGCTCTGGCACCTTCGTCATCGAAGCCGCCGAAATCGCCTTGGGTCTTAAGCCCGGCCGCGAGCGAAAATTCGCCTTCGAGCAACTGCCAGGCTTCAACAACAAGACCTGGGCCGACATGCTTACGCCCGCACCGGCGAAGGCACCGGCCATCCGCTTCTACGGCTCCGATCGTGACGCTGGCGCGATCCGCATGGCCACCGAAAATGCCGCCCGCGCCGGTGTCAGTGACCATGTCACCTTCACCCAGACGGACGTCGAGAACCTCGATGCACCCGATGGCCCGCCCGGCATCCTGATCGTCAACCCGCCCTATGGCACCCGCATCGGCAACAAGGCGCCGCTCATGGGTCTGCATCGCTCCCTCGGCCAGGTCATCCGCAGCAAATTCTCCGGCTGGACAGTTGGCATCATCACCAGTGACAAGGAACTGGCTCGCGCCACGGGCCTCAAGCTTGACCTCGTCGAGCCAACAGTCTTGCATGGAGGCCTTCGCATAGGCCTCTGGCGGACCAAGGATGCCGACTGA
- a CDS encoding response regulator encodes MDQIKRVMVVEDEVMLLLDLVDNLADHGIDSVALGMADGAARTLCKSDVDALITDIELPGTNSGLDLAWRCAQLKPNLPIVVVSAGIRPTRAQLPPNAVFVPKPYGINQILDALDRRVAQAA; translated from the coding sequence ATGGATCAGATCAAGCGGGTTATGGTGGTGGAAGACGAGGTCATGCTCCTGCTCGACCTCGTTGACAATCTGGCCGATCACGGCATCGACTCCGTGGCGCTCGGCATGGCGGATGGCGCGGCGCGCACGCTCTGCAAATCCGATGTGGATGCGCTGATCACCGATATCGAACTGCCCGGCACCAATTCGGGCCTCGACCTTGCCTGGCGCTGTGCCCAGCTCAAGCCAAACCTTCCTATCGTCGTGGTCTCGGCTGGCATCCGCCCAACACGGGCACAATTGCCGCCCAATGCGGTCTTTGTGCCCAAGCCTTATGGCATCAACCAGATCCTCGACGCGCTGGACCGCCGCGTGGCCCAAGCCGCCTGA